A window from Henckelia pumila isolate YLH828 unplaced genomic scaffold, ASM3356847v2 CTG_466, whole genome shotgun sequence encodes these proteins:
- the LOC140872441 gene encoding rab GTPase-activating protein 22-like isoform X2, translating into MRALRRSQTSSSSKSSPQSSSSNSSLSSPSSSSSWNHLRSVLFIVASTSPANCSSSSSSDRGRLKSPWSRRKRKHVLLPHQWRNLFTPDGKLRDNGVKLLKKVRSGGVDPSIRAEVWPFLLGVYDLSSSKEERDVTRTQKRKEYDNLRRQCRQYLKHNKELLKLNGSGETSNGEGGTHTEDMDSPDSEDVVSARESLSSEEGFPYNEESEQTPGTKMDGYTGSKPITDSNLASESESSDSDSSDDPEVSETFNLTESMEENDSDMPSKEDLSPSKMEVQSKLCSSEDFSTWQRIIRLDAIRANGEWIAYSPVLASVSEIKARRSAEVVGLKDYDHLDPARIFHASRLVAILEAYALYDPEIGYCQGMSDLLSPIISVIADDHIAFWCFVGFMKKARHNFRLDEVGIRRQLSIVSKIIKYKDSHLYRHLEKLQAEDCFFVYRMVVVLFRRELTFEQTMCLWEVMWADQAAIRAGIGKTAWSRIRQRAPPTDDLLLYAIAASVLQRRKQIIEKYSSMDEILRECNAMAGHLNVWKLLDDAHDLVVILNDKLETSL; encoded by the exons ATGAGAGCTCTTAGACGAAGTCAgacttcttcatcttcaaaatcttcgCCACAATCATCATCCTCAAATTCGTCATTGTCTTCACCGTCATCTTCGTCGTCGTGGAACCATTTGAGATCGGTTCTATTCATAGTAGCTTCAACCTCACCAGCTAattgttcttcttcttcctcttctgATCG CGGTCGTCTCAAGTCCCCATGGTCTCGAAGAAAAAGGAAACACGTACTCTTACCTCATCAGTGGAGAAATTTATTCACTCCAGATGGAAAACTTCGTGACAATGGAGTTAAACTTCTGAAGAAAGTCCGCAGTGGA GGTGTTGATCCAAGTATAAGGGCAGAGGTTTGGCCATTTCTTCTTGGCGT ATATGACCTATCCAGTTCCAAAGAAGAAAGAGATGTCACTAGAACACAAAAAAG AAAGGAATATGATAACTTAAGAAGACAATGTCGACAATATCTTAAACATAACAAAGAACTTCTGAAGCTAAACGGAAGTGGTGAAACTAGCAATGGAGAAGGTGGAACTCACACTGAAGACATGGATTCTCCTGATTCCGAAGATGTTGTGAGTGCCAGAGAATCCCTTTCTAGCGAGGAAGGGTTCCCATATAATGAGGAATCGGAACAGACTCCTGGAACAAAGATGGATGGATATACTGGTTCTAAACCAATTACTGATTCAAATCTTGCCTCTGAGTCCGAATCCTCAGACTCTGACTCGTCAGATGATCCTGAAGTGAGCGAAACTTTCAATTTAACAGAAAGTATGGAGGAGAATGATAGTGACATGCCATCAAAGGAGGACTTGTCCCCGTCAAAAATGGAAGTTCAGTCAAAACTTTGCAGTTCGGAAGATTTTTCCACCTGGCAGCGAATTATACGTCTTGATGCAATTCGAGCTAATGGAGAATGGATAGCATATTCCCCAGTTCTGGCAAGTGTATCAGAAATCAAAGCACGTCGTTCGGCTGAGGTGGTGGGTTTGAAGGATTACGATCACCTCGATCCTGCCAGAATCTTCCATGCTTCCCGTTTAGTTGCCATTCTTGAAGCCTATGCACTGTATGACCCTGAAATTGGTTATTGCCAGGGAATGAGTGATCTACTGTCTCCCATAATCTCGGTTATAGCAGACGACCACATAGCTTTCTGGTGTTTCGTGGGTTTCATGAAGAAGGCCCGTCACAATTTCAGGCTTGATGAAGTGGGAATCAGAAGGCAGCTGAGCATTGTTTCTAAAATCATCAAATACAAGGACTCGCATCTTTACAGGCACTTGGAGAAACTTCAGGCTGAGGATTGCTTTTTTGTGTACAGAATGGTGGTTGTACTTTTCCGAAGGGAACTAACTTTTGAGCAAACCATGTGCCTTTGGGAGGTGATGTGGGCTGATCAGGCTGCCATTAGGGCCGGAATCGGGAAAACAGCGTGGAGCAGAATAAGGCAACGTGCCCCACCAACCGACGATCTATTGCTTTACGCGATTGCAGCTTCTGTGTTACAAAGGAGGAAACAGATCATAGAGAAGTATAGCAGTATGGATGAGATTTTAAGGGAGTGCAACGCGATGGCTGGGCATCTCAATGTATGGAAGCTACTCGACGATGCACATGATTTGGTGGTAATACTCAATGACAAACTGGAGACGTCTTTATGA
- the LOC140872539 gene encoding cytochrome b5-like isoform X2: MASDPKVHAFEEVAGHNKHKDCWIIISGKVYDVTPFMEDHPGGDEVLLSATGKDATDDFEDVGHSDSAREMMDKYLIGEIDMSTVPRKRTYIPPQDAKYNQDKTPEFVIKILQFLVPLLILGLAFAVRLYTKEK; the protein is encoded by the exons ATGGCGTCCGATCCGAAAGTTCACGCATTTGAGGAGGTTGCGGGGCATAACAAGCATAAGGATTGCTGGATTATCATAAGTGGAAAG GTTTATGATGTAACACCATTCATGGAAGATCATCCTGGTGGCGATGAAGTTCTGCTGTCAGCAACGG GAAAAGATGCTACGGATGACTTTGAAGATGTTGGCCACAGTGATTCTGCTAGGGAAATGATGGACAAATATTTGATTGGGGAGATAGACATGTCAACTGTTCCTCGGAAACGCACCTACATTCCACCACAAGATGCCAAATACAATCAAGACAAGACTCCCGAGTTTGTGATTAAGATCTTGCAGTTCCTGGTGCCTCTATTAATCTTGGGATTGGCCTTTGCTGTTAGGCTCTACACCAAAGAGAAATAA
- the LOC140872539 gene encoding cytochrome b5-like isoform X1: MISSNTYSREMASDPKVHAFEEVAGHNKHKDCWIIISGKVYDVTPFMEDHPGGDEVLLSATGKDATDDFEDVGHSDSAREMMDKYLIGEIDMSTVPRKRTYIPPQDAKYNQDKTPEFVIKILQFLVPLLILGLAFAVRLYTKEK, encoded by the exons ATGATTTCATCGAATACTTACT CTAGGGAAATGGCGTCCGATCCGAAAGTTCACGCATTTGAGGAGGTTGCGGGGCATAACAAGCATAAGGATTGCTGGATTATCATAAGTGGAAAG GTTTATGATGTAACACCATTCATGGAAGATCATCCTGGTGGCGATGAAGTTCTGCTGTCAGCAACGG GAAAAGATGCTACGGATGACTTTGAAGATGTTGGCCACAGTGATTCTGCTAGGGAAATGATGGACAAATATTTGATTGGGGAGATAGACATGTCAACTGTTCCTCGGAAACGCACCTACATTCCACCACAAGATGCCAAATACAATCAAGACAAGACTCCCGAGTTTGTGATTAAGATCTTGCAGTTCCTGGTGCCTCTATTAATCTTGGGATTGGCCTTTGCTGTTAGGCTCTACACCAAAGAGAAATAA
- the LOC140872441 gene encoding rab GTPase-activating protein 22-like isoform X1 — protein MVENRLGLSRHPWGKIVVPNLRSMISGGSAAVGAIGGSISQLRRAVFTGGDGGFWMDQTANGFVTLAVTALAGLVLAAAVYYTTSGRLKSPWSRRKRKHVLLPHQWRNLFTPDGKLRDNGVKLLKKVRSGGVDPSIRAEVWPFLLGVYDLSSSKEERDVTRTQKRKEYDNLRRQCRQYLKHNKELLKLNGSGETSNGEGGTHTEDMDSPDSEDVVSARESLSSEEGFPYNEESEQTPGTKMDGYTGSKPITDSNLASESESSDSDSSDDPEVSETFNLTESMEENDSDMPSKEDLSPSKMEVQSKLCSSEDFSTWQRIIRLDAIRANGEWIAYSPVLASVSEIKARRSAEVVGLKDYDHLDPARIFHASRLVAILEAYALYDPEIGYCQGMSDLLSPIISVIADDHIAFWCFVGFMKKARHNFRLDEVGIRRQLSIVSKIIKYKDSHLYRHLEKLQAEDCFFVYRMVVVLFRRELTFEQTMCLWEVMWADQAAIRAGIGKTAWSRIRQRAPPTDDLLLYAIAASVLQRRKQIIEKYSSMDEILRECNAMAGHLNVWKLLDDAHDLVVILNDKLETSL, from the exons ATGGTGGAGAATCGACTGGGCTTGTCACGGCATCCCTGGGGCAAAATCGTGGTTCCGAATCTCCGTTCCATGATCTCCGGAGGATCGGCGGCGGTCGGAGCTATTGGCGGCAGTATCAGTCAGCTGAGGAGAGCTGTGTTCACCGGCGGCGACGGCGGGTTCTGGATGGACCAGACTGCGAATGGCTTCGTAACTCTCGCCGTCACGGCGTTAGCTGGTCTTGTGTTGGCCGCCGCCGTTTACTACACCACTAg CGGTCGTCTCAAGTCCCCATGGTCTCGAAGAAAAAGGAAACACGTACTCTTACCTCATCAGTGGAGAAATTTATTCACTCCAGATGGAAAACTTCGTGACAATGGAGTTAAACTTCTGAAGAAAGTCCGCAGTGGA GGTGTTGATCCAAGTATAAGGGCAGAGGTTTGGCCATTTCTTCTTGGCGT ATATGACCTATCCAGTTCCAAAGAAGAAAGAGATGTCACTAGAACACAAAAAAG AAAGGAATATGATAACTTAAGAAGACAATGTCGACAATATCTTAAACATAACAAAGAACTTCTGAAGCTAAACGGAAGTGGTGAAACTAGCAATGGAGAAGGTGGAACTCACACTGAAGACATGGATTCTCCTGATTCCGAAGATGTTGTGAGTGCCAGAGAATCCCTTTCTAGCGAGGAAGGGTTCCCATATAATGAGGAATCGGAACAGACTCCTGGAACAAAGATGGATGGATATACTGGTTCTAAACCAATTACTGATTCAAATCTTGCCTCTGAGTCCGAATCCTCAGACTCTGACTCGTCAGATGATCCTGAAGTGAGCGAAACTTTCAATTTAACAGAAAGTATGGAGGAGAATGATAGTGACATGCCATCAAAGGAGGACTTGTCCCCGTCAAAAATGGAAGTTCAGTCAAAACTTTGCAGTTCGGAAGATTTTTCCACCTGGCAGCGAATTATACGTCTTGATGCAATTCGAGCTAATGGAGAATGGATAGCATATTCCCCAGTTCTGGCAAGTGTATCAGAAATCAAAGCACGTCGTTCGGCTGAGGTGGTGGGTTTGAAGGATTACGATCACCTCGATCCTGCCAGAATCTTCCATGCTTCCCGTTTAGTTGCCATTCTTGAAGCCTATGCACTGTATGACCCTGAAATTGGTTATTGCCAGGGAATGAGTGATCTACTGTCTCCCATAATCTCGGTTATAGCAGACGACCACATAGCTTTCTGGTGTTTCGTGGGTTTCATGAAGAAGGCCCGTCACAATTTCAGGCTTGATGAAGTGGGAATCAGAAGGCAGCTGAGCATTGTTTCTAAAATCATCAAATACAAGGACTCGCATCTTTACAGGCACTTGGAGAAACTTCAGGCTGAGGATTGCTTTTTTGTGTACAGAATGGTGGTTGTACTTTTCCGAAGGGAACTAACTTTTGAGCAAACCATGTGCCTTTGGGAGGTGATGTGGGCTGATCAGGCTGCCATTAGGGCCGGAATCGGGAAAACAGCGTGGAGCAGAATAAGGCAACGTGCCCCACCAACCGACGATCTATTGCTTTACGCGATTGCAGCTTCTGTGTTACAAAGGAGGAAACAGATCATAGAGAAGTATAGCAGTATGGATGAGATTTTAAGGGAGTGCAACGCGATGGCTGGGCATCTCAATGTATGGAAGCTACTCGACGATGCACATGATTTGGTGGTAATACTCAATGACAAACTGGAGACGTCTTTATGA